The Lachnospiraceae bacterium KM106-2 nucleotide sequence ATCAATTACAGACTTCCATTCAATTAGAAAATATCGGACAGAAAGGTCGAAAACATATCGGATTAAAGAATATTCAATCAAGAATCGTAATCTATTATGGCATTGGCTATGGGATCTCCATTGAAAGTACTGAAACCATAGGAACTACTATCACACTGAAATTACCTCTTATGGAAAGGAGTGTTTAAAATGTATACTTATCTGGTTGTTGATGATGAATACTACACCCGAAAGGGGATTATTAAGAAACTAGAATCCCTCTCCGATCAGATCACCTGTATCGGTGAGGCTGAGAACGGAACCTCAGCTTTAGAACAAATTGAACAAAAGAAGCCTGATATTGTGATCACAGATATGCAAATGCCGGTCATGCATGGCAATAAGCTTCTCTTAACGTTAGCAGACTCCTATCCTAATATTCAGATTATTGTGATCAGCGGTTATAAAGATTTTGATTATGTAAAAAATGCTCTCTCTGCAAATGCTGTGAACTATATTTTAAAACCATTTAGTAAACAAGAACTCTGCGAGACGATGAAGAAAGCCATCTCCAAAATCAAGTCATCTCAGACCTCTCACTTACAGATTGCTCTACATGAAGAAGAGATGGAGCAGCTTCACTATAAATATGACCTCAGTCTTCTACAAAATCTACTAATGGGTTTATCTGTCTCCGAAATTAAGATTACTTCAAAAAAACTATATTTTATCTCGCAAAATCATCAACACCTGGTCATTCAGCTTCACTCCCTGTTACCATTACCCGATTCTCTGATCCAGACTTGCCTAATAGATTGTGGGATGTCCGAATTAGCTATCTATCTTCCCAATCCAAATAATGATGATAGTGGGTATCTCATCCTCTTCCTTCCTGAAACTGCTGCCGTATCCGTAAATAGTCTTTGCTCCAATTTTATCAACCAATTAAATCACCTAAATAGTAATTTAAAATCCTCTACCATTTATGGCATTAGTAAAATTCATCCTAATTTGATGCAGCTACATACTGCTTATTTAGAATCATGCCAAGCATTGAATCAGATGATGCCCAATAATGAAAAATCTATATTTGAATATAAGAAATTAGAAAATTCCATATTCGAATGGGACAAACAAGATGAATTTCTCTTTCGTTTAGAAGCTGGCGATATTACTGCAGTACAAGCTCTGATAGAAGAACTATTTACGTTATATGAGAATACAAAAGACTGCAACACGCATGTGATCAAATATACTTTCTTTCAATTAGAAAATCAATTACATACCTTGATCTCCATCTATTTTGAACAGTCAATCTCTACTGAGTCAGCAAGTATCAATAATATCTTTCATTCCATTTATTTTCTAGAGGAATTAAAGAGCTATTACCTCCAATATTTTACTCAAATCGCATCCTTGCTCAAGTCCAAAAATGTATATGCCAGTAAGACTCTGATCGAGCAGGTACAATATTATACAGAACACAATTATAATAAAAATATCACGCTTGAATTTTTATCTTGCTTATTTTATGTGAATCGCAGTTACCTAAGTCATGAATTTAAACTCAAAACCCAATTAAAGTACATCGACTACTTAAACGAGATTCGGATCCGCCACGCCAAAGATCTCTTGCAAAATACAGATAAAAAACTATATCAGATTGCCAAAAGTGTGGGATATGATAATGTGAAATACTTTTTCCGTGTATTCAAAAAATACACCGATCAAACACCTGAACAATATCGAGCTAGTTTCCGTATCTAAGCACAAAAGGTCATCTAGGAGGTTTTTTTCATCCTCCCAGATGACCTTTTCTTCATCATTTCAAACTAAGATTGCTGTAACATGCTTTGTACTCGATTAATCTTCTTAAGCTGAATGCCATATTTAATTAACGTATATGGTAAAGCAAACATTCCGATCATGATCGCTAAGAACAATTTCGTTAGATAATATACGAGCCATCCCATGCCTGACATCCATAAGAATACATTTGGTGTAATTCGATTAAGTGCCTTCCAACCATAAGGAATACAGGCAAAATAAAATGCATATAATAAATTTCCGTTATAAATGAATCCCACAATAAATAATGCAATTGAGATTCCAATTGATTTTATGATCTTCTTTTTCTCGTCAGCAATCTCTATCTGAAAGCAATCCATACATTGTGGTACATTAAAGTTAGATGCACATTCCTTGCATAAAGCCTTTCCGCATGTTGTGCAGTAAGCTACTGCATCTCGATCTTTGTGATAAAAACATTTCATAATAACTACCTCTTTCGTTTTTTATTTTACTTCCTTTACTTTAAGAGAGTAGGGAACAACGAAAAAGGTTTCACTTTATTTAAAAATATTTTTATTTTTTATTCTGCTGGTTCCCAAGATGCTAATTTCACTTTATTTTTTCCATTTGATTTCACACAATATCCTACGTATTTTCCATAATAAGATTGCGCATTTCCTTTACTAAGACCTTGTGTTATTACATAATTACCACATACTTGGTAACTATCCACTCCATTATAATATGTGATCACTACATTTTTCTTTTTTGTCTTACGATTCATTCGATATAGTGTTTTTCCTTTATTTCCAATATAATATTGATAGTTTCCTACTGTAGTTGTCTTTCTCTGACTAAAGCTATTATTGGACGTATATTTTCGTTTTACAGATTCTTTTCTACTTTGGGATCCATCTAAATTCATGGAATAATCTCCAATGTCTTCTGTATAAGAGAAACCTTCATAAACATCATATGTTAACTTACATTTTGTATAATAGATTCTGTTTCCAATGATCATCGGATTATAACCACAAGCTAGTCTTTCTCTCTTCTTACCGTCTTTTGTAAAACGATAAATGTATCTTTCACTTGCTGCTGTTCCATAAAACACATCCCAAGTCGCATAAATATAATTGCCTTTTACCGAAATATTATAAAATCCATTTGATTCTTGGCCATTGTATTTATAAGACACAATCTGTTTCTTCTTATTTGTCTTCGTATCTAATCGCATAATTCCCATACGAACACCTGACATTTCATATGCGTAATAAATATAACGTCCTGATTTACATGCCATATCCGCACTGGTACCAACTTTTGTCTTTCCCTGTGCCACTGCTGGTATTGCAACGGATACTACCATTGCTAATACTAACATTCCTATCATTGCTCTTACTTTTTGTGATAAAACTTTCATACTTAAATTCTCCCGTTTTCTTTCGTAACTTGAAATTTTCATCATTATACCATATATTGAATCTAATTCCATAAAACAGTATAAAGTACGTAACTTAGCTAGTCAAACGAAAGAATAAATACTTTACCAGATAGCATGAAAAATGGTGTTATCCTTAGTAATCTTATATACCAAGTACAACACCATTTTTCTTTCACTTTTATTACAGTAACTCTGGCCGAAAGAGGAATATCACATTATCTGCGATATCTTCCAATGTAAAAATAGCTCATGAAAACTGTAGCTTCTCTCTTTTCAGTTCTTCAATTACGATCTTTACTTTAATCTGAATAGTTCAGACAAGATAGCCTTAGCTATTTGATTGAAAATCATCACTTGGTTCATATAAGTAGGAATGAAGTTGTCAATGTACTGTCGAGTAGAAAAAATCTTACTTTATATCATCTGAAAGTAAGGGGTAATCCAGAATTTTCACGATATTAACCTCAATAAACCTGGTGCATATTTATTCCATTGAGATATACATAATTCACTATATTCCTTAGATTTTTTCGTTTCCCCTTTCTTAAGATATATTTCAGCTAACCATTGATAAGCATATCCAATATTAATTCGACTATTTAAGCTTTTCTCTTGCTTTAATATATTTAAAGATTCTTCAAGCTTCTGTATTGCTTCATTATACATTCCCTTTTTCTGATAACATCTGGCTATATTTCCAAAGACGCTTGATGACTCCTCCTCTTTATTAAACATCGCAAGTTGGATCTATACTATAAAAGTGGACACAAAAAGTAACACTTGTTACAATAAAATTAGCTTTTAGAAGCTTAATAACAAAGTGTAGATTTTTAGATACAAAACGTTGATTTTTTAACAGAACCCTTATAAAATAAGGGTTTGATGCACTTTTTCATACAAATTATTGATTTATATAATAATTTACCACTCAAAAAAGGCTCTCCATCCGGTCCACACAGACCATTCACTGCATGGAATAAATGCTTGAAATCCCGCCATACTAATTCCACCTGCTGTAAGACTATCCGGCAGATCAGCAATAGCCATCACTGTATACTCCTTTTTGTTACCATTTGGATATTGAATCGTCATCTTATCACCAGGCTTATAGCAACTTTCCCCTGTATCGCTCTCCACAAATCCACTTACCATGACATATCCACCCTTATTAAACTTTCTAATGTCAATCGTACCCTCTCTTGCTTCAAGCAGACGAATGACATAGGAATCTAGTCCATACAAATCTAAATTTATCGGCTTAATGCCTAATTTCATATCTTTGAGCTGATCTGACATAGGACTTGATTCAACAATATCCTGATTCATTATTCTATCAAATTTCATTAATGCCTTCTTACTTAATCTATGATCTATCGTCCTCTTATAAGCCGCTCCATGATCTAAGACTCCATTTGTTTGATTCAATTTTTCAATTTGTTTCTGATTTTTTGACATATCAGGAACATCCACATTAGAAGCGCTGAAAAATGACTCATCACTAATGATAAAATCAGTACAAATCATATCCTCTACAAATTTATCTATTCTCATGCCAGCTGTAATCATACATACTATGCTCAATAACATCAAACTTAATGTAAATGAGATAATGATCCGGATTGCCTTTTTCCTTTCTCTCAATAGATTTTTAAATGCCATCGTATATATTTTAGTACTCGGCTTTTTCATTCTAAAATGTTTAAAAGGAACAACATCACCACTAAATTTTCTTGCTTCTATCGCAGTCATATTGACTGCCACTTTAGCCGGTTTGCTGCAACTAATTGAAACAGTTATAAATGAAAATACTATTAATAAATAAAAATATAGATGCTGAATCCATTCATTTTTACTGATAACTGAAACAATGCTAATATCTTAGGTAATAATACTTCTGAAATTACATACCCCAATACAACACCTAATGGAATTGCTATCAGTGATATCGCGTATATTTCATTTCTGATTAATCGTTTGATTTCACCTTTTGAAAATCCAAGTGTTCGGAGCAATCCATAATATCTTGTATCATTTCTTATGGATATGTAAAACACATTATATATAATTAAATACCCAATGAAACCGACTACTACTAGCAATACACATAGTATAATAATTTCTGACTTCATACTATTATCACTTGACTCATATATAGGATTTATATCATAATGATTTTTTTGTTTATCACACGTAGATTGGTTAATCAAGCTCGTCAAATCTTCTTGTAAATGATGTGTATTTTGAAACTTTACTTCGACTGCCCCTAAACCAGCAGCAGAATCATTCATATCTGACTGTTCCTTTAGCTTCTTAGATAACTCATTTGATAATTCTTTCGAGATAAAAACACATTCTTTTTGTACTTCACACTTACTATAAATTCCCGATATGTAAAACTTCTGTTTGTAAGTAGAACCATTTATCCAATATGCTAATTCTACTTTTTGATTAATACCATACTTTATATTTTCTCTTTTAAAAAAATCTTTGGAAACAAGTATTTCATTCCTTTTTTGAGGAATCTTCCCCTCTATGATATCAAAAAAGTTCCAATCTAACATCTGCTTTTGATCGTATCTAAGTTCAACGCCTAGATTTTTCTTTTTATCTAATATAAATCCGTAATGTATATAATAACTTATCTGCTCTACCAATGAGTTATTTTTTAAAGAATCAAATTGTTTCTGTGTTACACCAGTAATGACAGCATGTCCAGTCCACCCATTTTTTCGAGCCTCAACTTCACTAAACCCATCTCTAAGGAGAAAAAATACTGAAAATACTGATGTGAACAAAATACTAGTTAGTACAATAGCTATAATAGCACATATGTTTCTAAACTTATTCTTTTTTAAATTATTACGAACTAGACGTTTCTCAATCATGCTATTCTTCATTACTTACACCACCATCATAAATTACCTTACCATCTTCAATCCTTATGATGTAATTACACATTTGAGCAATCTTATCATTATGAGTAATCATAATAACCGTCTGACCTAGTTTTTTACTTGCTATTTGTAATAAATTAACCACCTCGGATGACGTCTTTGTATCAAGATTACCAGTAGGCTCATCTGCTAGTATAATTGCTGGCTTCATCAATATTGCTCTTGCAACTGCAACTCGCTGTTGTTGTCCACCAGATAACTGGCTAACCAAACAATCTTTTTTATCCAGAATATGCAAACCCTCCAATATCTTATCTATGTACTCTTCTTTTATTTTTTTCCTCTCTAGTTCTAATGGTAGAATAATATTCTCATA carries:
- a CDS encoding ABC transporter, ATP-binding protein, yielding MIEKRLVRNNLKKNKFRNICAIIAIVLTSILFTSVFSVFFLLRDGFSEVEARKNGWTGHAVITGVTQKQFDSLKNNSLVEQISYYIHYGFILDKKKNLGVELRYDQKQMLDWNFFDIIEGKIPQKRNEILVSKDFFKRENIKYGINQKVELAYWINGSTYKQKFYISGIYSKCEVQKECVFISKELSNELSKKLKEQSDMNDSAAGLGAVEVKFQNTHHLQEDLTSLINQSTCDKQKNHYDINPIYESSDNSMKSEIIILCVLLVVVGFIGYLIIYNVFYISIRNDTRYYGLLRTLGFSKGEIKRLIRNEIYAISLIAIPLGVVLGYVISEVLLPKILALFQLSVKMNGFSIYIFIY
- a CDS encoding transcriptional regulator, AraC family; this encodes MYTYLVVDDEYYTRKGIIKKLESLSDQITCIGEAENGTSALEQIEQKKPDIVITDMQMPVMHGNKLLLTLADSYPNIQIIVISGYKDFDYVKNALSANAVNYILKPFSKQELCETMKKAISKIKSSQTSHLQIALHEEEMEQLHYKYDLSLLQNLLMGLSVSEIKITSKKLYFISQNHQHLVIQLHSLLPLPDSLIQTCLIDCGMSELAIYLPNPNNDDSGYLILFLPETAAVSVNSLCSNFINQLNHLNSNLKSSTIYGISKIHPNLMQLHTAYLESCQALNQMMPNNEKSIFEYKKLENSIFEWDKQDEFLFRLEAGDITAVQALIEELFTLYENTKDCNTHVIKYTFFQLENQLHTLISIYFEQSISTESASINNIFHSIYFLEELKSYYLQYFTQIASLLKSKNVYASKTLIEQVQYYTEHNYNKNITLEFLSCLFYVNRSYLSHEFKLKTQLKYIDYLNEIRIRHAKDLLQNTDKKLYQIAKSVGYDNVKYFFRVFKKYTDQTPEQYRASFRI
- a CDS encoding ABC transporter, ATP-binding protein, translating into MTENIVVLKKVNKSYQSGAVKVKALQDINICIKKGQLVAIVGTSGSGKTTLLNLVGGLDTPTSGKIWVNNQEISSMNEEERTLFRRKNIGIIFQDYNLVPILNVYENIILPLELERKKIKEEYIDKILEGLHILDKKDCLVSQLSGGQQQRVAVARAILMKPAIILADEPTGNLDTKTSSEVVNLLQIASKKLGQTVIMITHNDKIAQMCNYIIRIEDGKVIYDGGVSNEE